Proteins encoded in a region of the Sugiyamaella lignohabitans strain CBS 10342 chromosome B, complete sequence genome:
- the RAD3 gene encoding TFIIH/NER complex ATP-dependent 5'-3' DNA helicase subunit RAD3 (5' to 3' DNA helicase; involved in nucleotide excision repair and transcription; subunit of RNA polII initiation factor TFIIH and of Nucleotide Excision Repair Factor 3 (NEF3); homolog of human XPD protein; mutant has aneuploidy tolerance; protein abundance increases in response to DNA replication stress; GO_component: GO:0000439 - core TFIIH complex [Evidence IDA] [PMID 14500720]; GO_component: GO:0000439 - core TFIIH complex [Evidence IDA] [PMID 19818408]; GO_component: GO:0005675 - holo TFIIH complex [Evidence IDA] [PMID 19818408]; GO_component: GO:0000112 - nucleotide-excision repair factor 3 complex [Evidence IDA] [PMID 8855246]; GO_component: GO:0005634 - nucleus [Evidence IEA,IEA,IEA]; GO_function: GO:0051539 - 4 iron, 4 sulfur cluster binding [Evidence IEA]; GO_function: GO:0005524 - ATP binding [Evidence IEA,IEA]; GO_function: GO:0043141 - ATP-dependent 5'-3' DNA helicase activity [Evidence IDA] [PMID 2827162]; GO_function: GO:0004003 - ATP-dependent DNA helicase activity [Evidence IEA]; GO_function: GO:0008026 - ATP-dependent helicase activity [Evidence IEA]; GO_function: GO:0003677 - DNA binding [Evidence IEA,IEA]; GO_function: GO:0000990 - core RNA polymerase binding transcription factor activity [Evidence IC] [PMID 19818408]; GO_function: GO:0003684 - damaged DNA binding [Evidence IDA] [PMID 8132553]; GO_function: GO:0004386 - helicase activity [Evidence IEA]; GO_function: GO:0016787 - hydrolase activity [Evidence IEA]; GO_function: GO:0016817 - hydrolase activity, acting on acid anhydrides [Evidence IEA]; GO_function: GO:0016818 - hydrolase activity, acting on acid anhydrides, in phosphorus-containing anhydrides [Evidence IEA]; GO_function: GO:0051536 - iron-sulfur cluster binding [Evidence IEA]; GO_function: GO:0046872 - metal ion binding [Evidence IEA]; GO_function: GO:0003676 - nucleic acid binding [Evidence IEA]; GO_function: GO:0000166 - nucleotide binding [Evidence IEA]; GO_process: GO:0006200 - ATP catabolic process [Evidence IEA]; GO_process: GO:0032508 - DNA duplex unwinding [Evidence IEA]; GO_process: GO:0006281 - DNA repair [Evidence IEA]; GO_process: GO:0006974 - cellular response to DNA damage stimulus [Evidence IEA]; GO_process: GO:0006139 - nucleobase-containing compound metabolic process [Evidence IEA]; GO_process: GO:0006289 - nucleotide-excision repair [Evidence IEA]; GO_process: GO:0033683 - nucleotide-excision repair, DNA incision [Evidence IDA] [PMID 8631896]; GO_process: GO:0070816 - phosphorylation of RNA polymerase II C-terminal domain [Evidence IDA] [PMID 19450536]; GO_process: GO:0070816 - phosphorylation of RNA polymerase II C-terminal domain [Evidence IDA] [PMID 19679665]; GO_process: GO:0045951 - positive regulation of mitotic recombination [Evidence IMP] [PMID 24189665]; GO_process: GO:0000019 - regulation of mitotic recombination [Evidence IMP] [PMID 10713167]; GO_process: GO:0000019 - regulation of mitotic recombination [Evidence IMP] [PMID 9799251]; GO_process: GO:0006355 - regulation of transcription, DNA-templated [Evidence IEA]; GO_process: GO:0010525 - regulation of transposition, RNA-mediated [Evidence IMP] [PMID 10713167]; GO_process: GO:0006366 - transcription from RNA polymerase II promoter [Evidence IDA] [PMID 19818408]; GO_process: GO:0006351 - transcription, DNA-templated [Evidence IEA]) yields the protein MCDTKKTLDVGGNCILEMPSGTGKTISLLSLTVAYQMHYPEHRKIVYCSRTMTEIEKALEELKNLMAFRAKELGYVEDFRGLGLSSRKNLCLHPSVKRERKGAIVDERCRSMTNGISKSKIEAGDTRAQLCEYHENLYELEPHNLIPPGVYTFEDLLKYCQERRTCPYFTVRRMMSFCNIVIYSYHYLLDPKIAERVSKELSKDCIIIFDEAHNIDNVCIEALSVDITEDSLRRAAHGAASLGRAVDNVKVNDAEKLQNEYQKLVEGLREAEVAREEDLFMSNPVLPDDLLSEAVPGNIRRAEHFVAFLKRFIEYLKTRMKVLHVISETPNSFLKHLKELTYIDKKPLRFCSERLNSLVRTLELTEIEDFTALKEIVTFATLVSTYEKGFILILEPFETEQATVPNPILRFACLDASIAMKPVFDRFSSVIITSGTISPLDMYPRMLNFDTVIQESYTITLARRSFLPIIVTKGSDQVAISTRFQIRNDPSVVRNYGNLLIEFSKLTPDGLVVFFPSYLYMESIISMWQTMGILDEVWKYKLILVETPDGQETALALETYRTACSNGRGAVMFCVARGKVSEGIDFDNQYGRTVLMIGVPFQYTESRILKARLEFLRENFRIKENDFLSFDAMRHAAQCLGRVIRGKEDYGIMVLADRRFAKKRTQLPKWINEAILDADVNMSTDMAVAAAKKFLRTMAQPLDPADQKGVSVWDINDLQAHQQELTGVKGKRIEEVTNKPEHDDQMDVDFDDEGIDDEGIDDSELLNL from the coding sequence ATGTGCGACACCAAGAAGACGCTGGATGTCGGGGGCAATTGTATTTTGGAAATGCCTTCTGGTACCGGTAAGACTATTAGTCTGTTGTCGCTGACTGTGGCTTACCAGATGCATTACCCAGAACATAGAAAGATTGTGTATTGCTCTCGTACCATGACCGAGATCGAAAAGGCTCTTGAGGAGTTGAAGAATCTCATGGCGTTTCGTGCTAAGGAATTGGGATATGTAGAAGATTTTCGTGGCCTGGGATTGTCGAGTCGTAAGAATTTGTGTCTTCATCCAAGTGTCAAACGGGAACGAAAAGGTGCTATTGTCGACGAAAGATGTAGAAGCATGACCAATGGTATCTCCAAAAGCAAGATTGAGGCCGGTGATACCAGAGCTCAGTTATGCGAGTATCATGAGAACTTGTATGAGTTAGAGCCTCATAACTTGATTCCTCCTGGTGTTTATACATTTGAGGatcttctgaaatattGTCAGGAACGACGTACATGCCCTTATTTCACGGTGCGAAGAATGATGTCTTTTTGCAATATTGTCATTTATTCatatcattatttattagacCCCAAAATTGCCGAAAGAGTTTCTAAAGAACTGTCTAAAGATTGCATTATCATTTTTGACGAGGCACACAACATTGATAACGTCTGTATTGAAGCGTTGAGTGTGGATATAACGGAGGATTCTTTGCGGCGGGCTGCCCATGGTGCCGCTTCGTTGGGTAGAGCAGTTGACAACGTTAAAGTCAATGATGCAGAAAAACTGCAAAATGAGTATCAAAAACTAGTAGAGGGACTTCGAGAGGCTGAAGTGGCTAGAGAAGAGGATCTGTTCATGTCTAATCCTGTATTACCCGACGACTTGCTTTCTGAGGCAGTTCCTGGTAACATCCGTCGTGCTGAGCATTTCGTAGCGTTTTTGAAACGGTTTATTGAATATTTGAAAACTCGTATGAAGGTGTTACATGTTATATCGGAAACGCCCAACTCGTTTCTTAAGCATTTGAAGGAGTTGACTTATATCGACAAGAAGCCGCTGCGATTCTGTTCTGAAAGATTAAACTCACTAGTTCGTACTTTAGAACTGACAGAAATCGAGGACTTTACAGCTCTTAAAGAAATTGTCACTTTTGCAACTCTTGTGTCCACTTATGAAAAGGGATTTATTCTGATATTGGAACCGTTTGAAACTGAACAAGCCACTGTTCCCAATCCAATTCTCAGATTTGCATGTTTAGACGCCTCAATTGCCATGAAACCGGTGTTTGACCGGTTCAGCTCGGTTATTATCACCAGTGGTACCATTTCTCCTTTGGATATGTATCCACGAATGCTCAACTTTGATACTGTGATCCAAGAATCATATACAATCACATTGGCAAGACGATCTTTCCTACCCATAATTGTCACCAAGGGGTCTGACCAAGTTGCTATCTCGACACGATTCCAAATTCGAAATGACCCCAGTGTCGTTCGTAACTACGGTAATCTTCTTATTGAATTCTCGAAGCTGACTCCCGACGGTTTGGTGGTGTTCTTTCCTAGTTATCTGTATATGGAGAGTATTATTAGCATGTGGCAAACAATGGGTATCTTGGATGAGGTGTGGAAGTACAAGCTTATTCTCGTTGAGACCCCTGATGGTCAAGAGACTGCTTTAGCTTTAGAAACGTATCGTACTGCATGTTCAAACGGTCGTGGAGCGGTTATGTTCTGCGTAGCCCGTGGTAAAGTTAGTGAGGGAATCGATTTTGATAACCAGTACGGCCGAACCGTATTGATGATTGGTGTGCCTTTCCAATATACAGAGTCGCGTATTCTTAAAGCTCGTCTAGAGTTTCTCCGAGAGAATTTCCgaatcaaagaaaatgatttcTTATCTTTCGACGCTATGCGACACGCTGCACAATGTTTAGGACGTGTTATTCGAGGAAAGGAAGACTACGGAATCATGGTGTTGGCAGACCGACGATTTGCTAAGAAACGTACTCAGCTTCCGAAATGGATCAATGAGGCCATTTTGGATGCTGATGTGAATATGTCGACAGACATGGCTGTGGCAGCCGCTAAGAAGTTTCTCCGTACTATGGCCCAACCGCTTGATCCCGCAGATCAAAAAGGAGTTAGTGTTTGGGATATCAATGATCTCCAGGCTCATCAACAGGAACTAACCGGAGTCAAAGGCAAGCGGATAGAAGAGGTAACTAACAAGCCGGAACATGACGATCAGATGgatgttgattttgatgatgaaggaattgatgatgaaggaATTGATGATTCTGAACTTCTAAATTTATAG
- the AMD2 gene encoding Amd2p (Putative amidase; GO_component: GO:0005575 - cellular_component [Evidence ND]; GO_function: GO:0004040 - amidase activity [Evidence IEA]; GO_function: GO:0004040 - amidase activity [Evidence ISS] [PMID 2263500]; GO_function: GO:0016884 - carbon-nitrogen ligase activity, with glutamine as amido-N-donor [Evidence IEA]; GO_function: GO:0016787 - hydrolase activity [Evidence IEA]; GO_function: GO:0016811 - hydrolase activity, acting on carbon-nitrogen (but not peptide) bonds, in linear amides [Evidence IEA]; GO_process: GO:0008150 - biological_process [Evidence ND]; GO_process: GO:0008152 - metabolic process [Evidence IEA,IEA,IEA]), with product MTVSEISLEKLIDEARKRRESQLPDKYRLKKDQLPHHSVKDITGFFQQSGLFTKHELTITESPVEIILKAIKDQDWTSVEVAEAFCKRAAYTHQITNCLTEMFFDRAVERAKYLDDYYAQHGKLFGPLHGLPVSIKDHHQIKGTTVTIGFTAWSTTVSSEDSAIITMLYELGAVLYCKTTVPVAMMMPDTESHLFGRTLNPNNLDHSPGGSSGGEGALLACCGAPIGLGSDIGGSIRLPAHSNGIYGLKPTASRFPIAGTRSGLRGQHTIKSVVGPLSRSLESLEYFTKLIFNSNPENYDPTANPIPWREPIIPEKLVFGVIRTDNYVEPTPAVKRAVERTVAALESQGHEVIEWEPYMHARMDDILDKTFVADGGKFVKSSRQGEPLFPYMEPYGKVQESGCSLLWELNYERSEIEMEYFKRWQDSGKLSKSGRRMDGIIVPASPVSSHPPHHFSYVGYTSVFNAIDYPAVVYPVLKSDSSIDGKPAHEPLSEKDRKVWEAYNPEEYDNGCVGLQIVCRRHEDEKALALAKVIRDALQQ from the coding sequence ATGACTGTGTCTGAGATTTCTCTTGAAAAACTTATTGATGAAGCTCGCAAGCGACGCGAGTCTCAGCTGCCGGACAAATATAGATTGAAGAAGGATCAACTTCCTCATCATTCCGTCAAAGACATTACTGGGTTTTTCCAGCAATCTGGTCTGTTTACTAAACATGAGCTGACTATTACCGAATCCCCGGTTGAAATCATTCTTAAAGCTATTAAAGATCAGGATTGGACTTCGGTCGAAGTCGCCGAGGCCTTTTGTAAGCGGGCTGCTTATACTCATCAGATCACTAACTGTCTGACTGAGATGTTTTTTGACCGAGCTGTTGAAAGAGCAAAATATTTGGATGACTATTATGCCCAACACGGCAAACTGTTTGGTCCTCTCCATGGCCTTCCTGTATCTATTAAAGATCATCACCAAATTAAGGGTACCACAGTTACTATTGGATTCACTGCATGGTCTACCACAGTGTCATCCGAGGACTCTGCTATTATTACTATGTTGTACGAATTAGGAGCTGTTCTGTACTGCAAGACCACTGTTCCAGTAGCAATGATGATGCCTGATACCGAATCACACTTATTCGGAAGAACTTTGAACCCTAACAATCTTGACCATTCTCCTGGTGGcagtagtggtggtgaaggTGCGCTTCTTGCATGCTGTGGTGCCCCCATTGGTCTCGGTAGTGATATTGGAGGAAGTATCCGACTTCCAGCACACTCCAATGGCATTTATGGATTGAAGCCTACTGCATCAAGATTCCCAATTGCAGGAACCAGATCCGGACTTCGTGGTCAGCATACCATTAAATCCGTGGTGGGTCCCTTGAGTCGCTCTCTGGAGTCTCTAGAATATTTTACCAAGCTTATTTTCAACTCTAACCCTGAGAACTACGATCCTACAGCTAATCCCATTCCCTGGAGAGAACCCATCATCCCCGAGAAACTTGTGTTTGGAGTAATCCGCACTGATAACTATGTTGAGCCTACACCAGCGGTTAAAAGGGCCGTGGAGAGAACTGTTGCTGCTTTGGAGAGCCAAGGCCACGAGGTCATAGAATGGGAGCCTTATATGCATGCGAGGATGGACGATATTCTAGACAAGACATTTGTGGCCGATGGAGGCAAGTTCGTCAAGTCGAGCCGCCAAGGTGAGCCTCTGTTTCCGTATATGGAGCCTTATGGCAAGGTCCAGGAGTCGGGCTGCAGTCTACTGTGGGAACTCAATTACGAAAGGAGTGAGATCGAGATGGAGTACTTCAAGAGATGGCAAGATTCCGGTAAACTGTCCAAGTCCGGAAGACGTATGGACGGTATTATCGTGCCTGCCAGTCCCGTCTCATcacatcctcctcatcacTTCAGCTACGTTGGATACACCAGCGTCTTCAACGCTATAGACTATCCAGCTGTAGTATACCCCGTTCTCAAGTCCGACTCTTCCATTGATGGAAAGCCCGCTCATGAGCCCCTGTCCGAAAAAGACAGGAAAGTATGGGAGGCATATAACCCCGAAGAGTACGACAACGGCTGTGTCGGGCTCCAAATCGTCTGTCGCCGCCACGAAGACGAGAAGGCTCTGGCGCTCGCCAAAGTCATCAGAGACGCACTCCAACAGTAA
- the HOL1 gene encoding Hol1p (Putative transporter in the major facilitator superfamily; member of the 12-spanner drug:H(+) antiporter DHA1 family; mutations in membrane-spanning domains permit cation and histidinol uptake; GO_component: GO:0016021 - integral component of membrane [Evidence IEA,IEA]; GO_component: GO:0016021 - integral component of membrane [Evidence ISM] [PMID 12192589]; GO_component: GO:0016020 - membrane [Evidence IEA,IEA]; GO_component: GO:0005739 - mitochondrion [Evidence IDA] [PMID 14576278]; GO_component: GO:0005739 - mitochondrion [Evidence IDA] [PMID 16823961]; GO_component: GO:0005886 - plasma membrane [Evidence ISS] [PMID 8955402]; GO_function: GO:0015665 - alcohol transmembrane transporter activity [Evidence IMP] [PMID 2405251]; GO_function: GO:0022890 - inorganic cation transmembrane transporter activity [Evidence IMP] [PMID 8955402]; GO_process: GO:0006812 - cation transport [Evidence IMP] [PMID 8955402]; GO_process: GO:0015850 - organic hydroxy compound transport [Evidence IMP] [PMID 2405251]; GO_process: GO:0055085 - transmembrane transport [Evidence IEA]; GO_process: GO:0006810 - transport [Evidence IEA]) codes for MSKSDNIATENSLEVQSSWDAVPGTLNWENKSSNGDLILYPQPSNDPDDPLNWTKIRKIVNLSLVLFYTFTTGIAGTSTYSILVPISEATGITIAQLNNGTGYLFLLAGWTNLIWQPMALTFGRRPVFLFSILGCVAMSEWAAHISSYGAWAACRCLLGAFVAPVEVLPEQCIAELFFSHERSAWMGIYMLVLASSNYLAPLIAGYMNESIGWQWVQHWCALLLALNFILAFFFYEDTMFNRTTKEAEHVEGSDEDKYGHMITVNSPRNLDYSHKMNYLQKMKLWRVNPLVTKRGFFDMVWRPVYFFFRFPIVAWAGVFYGFGLVWYNVFNATSSAILSAPPYNFSSDGVGLSYLAPLIGAIIGGLYCWSIVNYYAISLARKNNGIREPEQRLWGLVLYNILLPSGLILWGVGAAHEVHWIGLLFGAAFVSICNVLAGSFSLSYLIDCYKDISGEALVSVILCRNTLSFGINYAITPWINHSGLQNTFIVAAVLGLVTGLTFLIMIFGGKALRKKGASAYIKAAETQIIHVAH; via the coding sequence ATGTCCAAATCGGATAATATTGCCACTGAAAATTCTCTGGAAGTCCAGTCTTCCTGGGATGCAGTTCCCGGAACTCTCAACTGGGAAAACAAGTCGTCAAATGGCGACCTGATTTTATATCCCCAGCCTTCTAATGATCCAGATGACCCATTAAACTGGACGAAAATTAGAAAGATCGTCAACTTGTCCTTGGTCTTGTTCTATACATTTACCACTGGTATTGCTGGAACGAGTACCTATTCCATTCTAGTGCCCATCTCTGAAGCCACTGGTATCACAATTGCTCAGTTGAATAATGGTACTGGTTATCTGTTCTTGCTTGCTGGCTGGACTAATTTAATCTGGCAACCAATGGCTCTGACTTTTGGTCGTCGTCCTGTATTTCTATTCAGTATTCTTGGCTGTGTAGCCATGTCGGAATGGGCTGCTCACATCTCATCATACGGTGCCTGGGCCGCCTGTAGATGTTTACTAGGTGCTTTTGTGGCTCCTGTTGAGGTACTTCCTGAACAGTGTATTGCCGAGTTGTTTTTCAGTCATGAACGATCAGCTTGGATGGGTATTTATATGCTTGTTCTTGCCAGTTCCAACTACCTTGCTCCCTTGATTGCCGGATACATGAACGAGTCAATTGGATGGCAATGGGTGCAGCACTGGTGTGCTCTGTTGTTGGCTCTCAACTTTATTTTGGCATTCTTTTTCTATGAAGATACAATGTTCAACAGAACTACAAAGGAAGCTGAGCATGTTGAGGGTAGCGACGAGGACAAATATGGCCATATGATCACTGTCAACAGTCCCAGAAACCTCGACTACAGTCATAAAATGAACTACCTACAGAAGATGAAGCTCTGGAGGGTGAACCCATTAGTCACCAAGAGAGGTTTCTTTGACATGGTGTGGAGACCcgtttatttcttcttccgcTTCCCCATTGTCGCATGGGCTGGTGTCTTTTACGGTTTCGGTTTGGTGTGGTACAATGTCTTTAATGCCACCTCATCTGCTATTTTGTCCGCTCCGCCATACAACTTCTCGAGTGACGGTGTTGGGTTGTCATATCTTGCACCTCTGATCGGTGCAATCATTGGTGGTCTGTACTGTTGGTCCATCGTCAACTACTATGCCATTTCGCTTGCCAGGAAAAACAATGGTATTAGAGAGCCCGAACAGAGACTGTGGGGTCTTGTTCTCTACAATATCCTGCTGCCCTCGGGTCTTATCCTATGGGGTGTTGGAGCTGCTCACGAGGTGCACTGGATCGGTCTTCTCTTTGGTGCCGCCTTTGTATCCATCTGCAACGTCCTTGCCGGCTCTTTCTCGCTCTCTTACCTGATCGATTGTTACAAGGACATCTCAGGTGAAGCTCTGGTATCGGTCATTCTCTGCCGTAACACCCTATCTTTCGGCATCAACTACGCCATCACCCCCTGGATCAACCACTCCGGTCTGCAAAACACCTTCATCGTGGCTGCCGTCCTCGGCCTGGTTACCGGGCTCACCTTTTTGATCATGATATTCGGCGGCAAAGCTCTCCGTAAGAAGGGAGCCAGTGCCTACATCAAGGCTGCCGAGACCCAAATTATACATGTAGCCCATTAA